GCTACTCCTCCACCGGCACGGCCTTGAAGGCCTCGAGCACCGCGGCGCTCGCGCGGTCCAGGTACTTGCCCTTGCGGATGAGCAGGCCGATGGGGCGCGAGACGGGGCCCTCCGCGAAGGGCTTGGCCACCAGCGTGCCCTGGGCGATCTCGCCGTGGGCCGTGGCGAGCGGGAGGATGGCCACGCCCAGGCCCATCTCCACCGCGCGCTTGATGGTCTCCACGTTGTCCATCTCCATGATGGGGTTCAGCTCGAGGTTCTTCTCGCGGAACACCCGGTCCAGCGCCTTGCGCGTGGGGGCCTCGCGGTCGAAGGCGATGAAGGGCACGCCCGAGAGCGCGGTGAGGCTCACCTTGTTCTTCGAGGCGAAGGGGTGGCCCGGGTGGCACACCACCGCGAGCTTGTCGTCGCGGAAGGGGTGGATGTCCACGCCGGCGCGCGGCTGCGGGTAGGCCACGATGCCGATCTCCGCCGCGCCCAGGATGACGTCGTCGTAGACCTGGTCGTTGCGCCGGTAGTTCAGCCGCAGGTTCACCTTGGGGTGCGTCTTGAGCAGCACCTTCTGCACGCTCGCCAGCTCGTGCAGGCCCACCGAGTAGATGGTGGACACCGTGGTGGTGCCGGCCACCTCCGCGCTCTGCTCGCGGATCTCCTGCTCCACCTCGCCGAAGCGCGCGAGGATCTCCTTGCACCCGCGGAAGAGGCGCTCGCCCGCGGGCGT
This genomic interval from Aggregicoccus sp. 17bor-14 contains the following:
- a CDS encoding LysR family transcriptional regulator, encoding MQLESLKMFCDVVETGSFSRAAQLNHVTQSAVSQQIRALENRYEQKLLSRSARQVTPTPAGERLFRGCKEILARFGEVEQEIREQSAEVAGTTTVSTIYSVGLHELASVQKVLLKTHPKVNLRLNYRRNDQVYDDVILGAAEIGIVAYPQPRAGVDIHPFRDDKLAVVCHPGHPFASKNKVSLTALSGVPFIAFDREAPTRKALDRVFREKNLELNPIMEMDNVETIKRAVEMGLGVAILPLATAHGEIAQGTLVAKPFAEGPVSRPIGLLIRKGKYLDRASAAVLEAFKAVPVEE